Proteins from one Thermomicrobiales bacterium genomic window:
- a CDS encoding MOSC domain-containing protein — MTAGTVLEIFTTPVAGAPMAAQTQADAMPGQGLAGDRYALGIGFYSQNPTTSGARELTLIDTDAVAQAAVDSGAPFATRECRRNLITTGIDLDALIGKAFAIGPVVCEGVRACPPCVHLEELTGRAVMKSLVRTGGLRARIVRGGTIHVGDSIVAIGPADGPSVGQDE; from the coding sequence ATGACTGCGGGCACAGTGCTCGAGATTTTCACGACACCGGTGGCAGGCGCGCCGATGGCCGCGCAGACCCAGGCAGACGCCATGCCAGGACAGGGACTCGCCGGCGATCGCTATGCGCTGGGTATCGGGTTCTACTCGCAGAATCCGACAACGTCAGGCGCGCGGGAGCTGACCTTGATCGATACCGACGCAGTGGCGCAGGCGGCCGTGGATTCCGGGGCGCCATTCGCAACGCGCGAATGCCGCCGCAACCTCATCACCACTGGCATCGATCTCGACGCGTTGATTGGCAAAGCCTTCGCGATCGGCCCGGTGGTCTGCGAAGGCGTGCGCGCTTGTCCGCCATGTGTGCATCTGGAAGAGCTGACTGGCAGGGCGGTCATGAAGTCGCTTGTGCGCACCGGCGGTTTACGCGCTCGCATCGTGCGGGGCGGCACGATTCATGTTGGCGATTCGATCGTCGCAATCGGCCCTGCGGACGGGCCATCGGTGGGACAAGATGAGTAA
- a CDS encoding tartrate dehydrogenase, whose translation MSKQVFRIAVIPGDGIGKEVVPVGQQVLEALAQTSDGTLAFEFEDFPWGCEYYLEHGVMMPADGLDRLRDFDAIYFGAVGWPEVPDHIALWGLRLNICQGFDQYACVRPGVLLPGIESPLRNGSPETIDFVVVRENSEGEYAGLGGRNLAARGPDREVAVQSALFTALGCERIIRYAFDLAGTRKRKKVTSVTKSNAQQYAMTLWDETFARVALDYPDIETESVLVDAMAAKLVLRPEAYDVIVASNLFGDILSDLGGAIAGSLGIAASANIDPERRYPSMFEPVHGSAPDIAGLGIANPIAAVWSAAMMLEHLGLRVEAERVMHAIEWTTEHGPRTPDLGGVATTKAVGDAMVDVLLRG comes from the coding sequence ATGAGTAAGCAAGTGTTTCGGATTGCGGTCATTCCGGGGGATGGGATCGGCAAGGAAGTTGTGCCGGTCGGTCAGCAGGTGCTGGAAGCGCTGGCGCAGACGAGCGACGGCACGTTGGCATTCGAGTTCGAAGACTTTCCCTGGGGATGCGAGTACTACCTCGAGCATGGGGTCATGATGCCGGCAGACGGACTCGACCGGTTGCGGGACTTCGATGCGATTTACTTCGGCGCGGTCGGCTGGCCGGAGGTGCCGGACCATATCGCGCTCTGGGGGCTACGGCTGAACATCTGCCAGGGTTTCGACCAATACGCCTGTGTTCGGCCCGGCGTGCTCCTGCCGGGTATCGAGAGCCCGCTGCGCAACGGATCGCCGGAGACGATCGATTTCGTAGTGGTGCGCGAAAACTCTGAAGGCGAATACGCGGGTCTGGGTGGGCGGAATCTGGCTGCGCGCGGACCCGATCGCGAGGTTGCGGTTCAGTCCGCGTTGTTCACCGCCCTTGGCTGCGAGCGCATCATTCGCTATGCCTTCGACCTGGCGGGAACCCGCAAACGCAAGAAAGTGACCAGTGTCACCAAGAGCAATGCCCAGCAATACGCCATGACGCTGTGGGATGAGACCTTCGCCCGGGTGGCGCTCGACTATCCGGACATCGAAACAGAATCCGTGTTGGTCGACGCCATGGCAGCCAAGCTGGTGTTGCGCCCGGAAGCCTACGATGTGATCGTGGCGTCGAATCTGTTTGGCGATATCTTGTCCGACCTGGGCGGGGCGATTGCCGGGAGCCTTGGCATTGCCGCCAGCGCGAACATCGATCCGGAGCGGCGCTATCCGTCCATGTTCGAGCCGGTCCACGGCTCCGCGCCCGATATCGCCGGGCTTGGCATCGCCAATCCCATTGCTGCTGTGTGGAGCGCGGCCATGATGCTCGAGCATCTGGGACTGCGCGTCGAGGCGGAGCGCGTCATGCACGCGATCGAGTGGACCACCGAACATGGTCCGCGGACACCCGATCTTGGCGGTGTCGCGACGACCAAAGCGGTCGGTGATGCCATGGTGGACGTGCTCTTGCGGGGGTAG